TGATTCTCTGCACCCGAAGTGACATCAGTTTGGGTAGAAGTATACTACATTTTGTACATAATGTAGTATACTTCTACCCGAACTGATGCCATTACAATGTTGGATGGAatataatacatacatttaaAAGCTAGGTGCTATGAAGAAATCACTCAAAAGCTATGTTAGTTGAAACATGTTCAACTTGACACAACAAACAATGTACAACTAGACATAGATTGTGTTTGATTCCTCCCTCTCAACAGGTCGTCTTGAAGACAAAGGCCCGACAGCAAGGACATGTACAATGAGAAAGTTATCAAGATCATCGACCGAACTTCTGTCTAACAACGAAGGATCAGTAATAACCTTTGTGGCTCAATCGTTTTATCAAAGTAAAGCACATAAAGTAGTCTATGTGAACCCATTAGAAAGACAAAAGTTGCGTGAATATTTAGATGATACATCGCTTTCCAATGGTCAGTGTATAGCTGGCCACAAACAAGTAAGGGGATATTCGAGAGAAGATTTACATCAGAAGCAGACAAAAAGACTTCAGAGATCAAGAAAGAATACTGTTAAGAAACCTGGCCATAAAGTCAGGAGAAAAATGCAAGTGGAGGTAACCGATTCATCACCACAGCAGAGAAAGAACCCTTCGAAACAACTAGAAAAGAACACTGCGATAAGGTCGCCAAGAAAGAGCCCTAAAATAGCTAAGAAAGGAGTGAAGCTCTACTTGCAAAACTGGCGAAAAGAACATGGAGGAAAGCGAAAGGCAAAGGCAAAGACAAAATCTTCCAGGGTTGCTGTCAAGAGTAGGAAGCATCCCCTGCAGAAAGATATAAAGCTCCAGCAAGCCAGAGAGGAAGAGAAAAACAGACAACCGTCTGCATCGAGGTCGTTGGAATTTGGAAAGTCCATCAAAACGGCGCCGGCGGGAAAACCCGCAGAACCAGGCGAGACGAAAGGTGAACCCGGCGGGCTTAAGAGAGAGTTACAGGAAGACGAGGAATCCCTCTCCAACAGATCGAAGAGACGGATGAAGACGGGAGCTGAGAGTCTGGACTCGGCCGGAGGGGAGGAGAAGTCCGGACTCGGGCAAGAGAAGCAAGAACTGGAAGAATGGCTCTGGTCGTCGTGGGAACAAACCACCTCGGATGTGACCCAGGATACTCCAGAGTCAACCACACAAGTTACACCTGGTGAGTCATTAGAGCAGGTCTAGGAGGACATGGTGTGTTATATTTCTGGCAGTGATAAATCTGTACTGTGATATGTTAATTAGGTATGCAGCAATGTTACTGAAtgtaatattcattatttattcattattggGTATTTACATATACTTCCAGCTCCTTGATCATGTTATTGCTTTGTTCTATCTTTCATTGTGGTCTGACAAACTCCTATGATCtaattgacaaaaaaatatatatatttttttgctctTCATTAATTCACAGTGAACTTTAATAGTCTTCTGTTTATATGCATTTGCTAAAGTTCGTTCATTGTATCGCTATTTTGAATCAGTGTTTACATCAGCAGTGTTCTACTGTTCTATCTCACAGCGTCGCCAACGATCGTTTCTATGAGGAGTTCTCCAAAGCTATACCCTATGTTTACACCGCCCGTCACCCCGTCGAGCAGTCGTTCGACTCCTTCGCGACGGGGACTCCACACTCCGAAGAGTTCTGGCGCCCTCCATACACCGAAGGGAGCCAGTGCACTCCACACTCCTGAGACCAAATCTCCCTCGAGCTGGAAGAAGCTGAAAGACAAAGATGGCATGGAACAGATGGTTCTGGTAAAATACTATTTATGGCTCATGAACTTAATATCTTTCTGACGTTAAGAAATATTCATCTTCTTCTCTGAAGCAATCCAAGACTGCGtaattttaaagaaacaaatgtcATTTCCTTCCCGTTATATGTAGGATCTTGGTCAGAAGTATTTTGGTGCAGTGAACTGTGATATCTGTGGCATGGTCTACACAGCAACCCACCCAGAGGACGAAGCCAACCACGCCAAGTTTCATCGGAAATACATCAGCTGTACGAAGTTTAATGTAAGTTGCAATAACAAGAGACCAGAGTATGTCATTCGGTCAGCACCCgttgtttcgaatgaggtgtaacagaagtgttagacaccaccatcgatcccaaaaaatacacacagcttgctaccgtcataattagacactagtgtacagtcaatacatacagctacggtcattGCCCAccacacagtgtacatagcatcaatggacatctcaggtctagataatagataacaaggtatcacgtttcattactgtcttcattttgtagtgacaagaagaaaacttcacttgcaagcaacagaaagttaacttttcagaacGCAGCAAgcggtttggggagagtcttcaatgcctttaaaggaaTGCGTAATTTTCAAATCAAAAATACTTTTCATAACACAGACAATACCGACTTGACCAGAGACACAAATTCTGTCTTCAAACCTTATTCTGTGTCTGACACACTAACGAGTTGGTTTTGTGTTATgtggaaaatataaagaaaatacattCCATCATCGTAATCTATTACGTGATTAACGGCACACAAATACCATGGCAACAACAAAAGCTTTTGGCACAACTGAAGTATAGGCATCTTGTCTGGTGTTGGTTTTAGGTACAATAGGTCGACTTCAGCAGAATTAAATTTTGATTATTAATTCCAATTTGCCACAATACAAGGAAATATAGTAATTCGATATACAATCTGTATGTATCAATTCATGTTACTTGTGTGATCTTCTCTTTGAACAGAAAttaataactatttttttttgagACTTCAGTGTCCTATTAAAAAAGATAAATTTCATCCTTCGGAGGCAGTTGGAGTTAAATGAGTGTATTTGCTATTTTGTTTCATACCTTTGAAAAGTTGTTAATTAATTCAAGTTGGAGTTTcttgaaaacaagaaaagtttgaaaataagACAATTTATcagaaatattgcattttgCTAGGCAATATCAGATAAAAACGACCAGATGGTGTTAGTTTGATTTTATTCTTACTTGTTATTTCAAAAATCAGAAAGGTAAACCATTTAATAAAGACTGCTGAGGTTGGCATACTACGAGCAATGGTATGTCTCAGTGCTACCTGGTAAGTGATACATATACAAATGTATTCAACTGTTTAATAACAGCCATTTCAACTATTGCTGAATCATTTGACtaactttaaagggtgtgaagactcgcgcacaaagaaactgacctagtttcgaataaggtgtaacagaagtgtaagacaccaccatcgatcccagaaaatacacacacagcttgctaccatcggtaattagacaatagtgtacagtcaatacatacagctacgctcaatacccacaacacagtgtacatagcagcatggacatctcaggtctagataaaagataagaaggtatcacatttcattactgtctgcactgCAActagaagaaaacttcacttgcaagcaacggaaagttaactttttcagagcgcggtaCGCGATTTGGGGCGAggcttcaatgcctttaagtcttTCTTGAGTCGACTATTTCTGTGTGATTTTCTTCACAGGGTTGGAAGAACGAGGAAGTGATGGAAGATTATCCAGATGGTAGAATCATCATGATTGGTCCAGAGGCTCCCAAGTACGCACATAAAAAGGTAAGTGGGTTGTGACGTTTACACAAAGAAATGGTTAGATTCTTAACGAGGTTTATTTGGTAACTATGATACAGGTTAGGTATCGATCTCAAGATGGCTGCCTTTGTTTACATACATAAGGAGGGCAGTATTTACATTTACAGGGGAAGGAGAATACAAGCTCATACATATGGTTATCATTGGTGCTGGGTGATATAATAAATGACATTACATGCGTCTTGCTGTAGAACGAGCTGCGTACGTTGGGTGTTATTCATGAAGATGTCTGTTTGCCAGATGCTCCCACCCATGAGTTGGTCAGAAAGATTGCTTGTTGTGACATATTTATTGAATAATTTAGTAACCAGAGTTgggtttctttgttttgtgtcTTTGCCACAGGTGGAAGAGGTTCGAGCCCTCGTGGACAGAGAACTAGGTTTTGTCGAGGGAAATTCATTATCTGGCAAGGACCTTTGTAAGGTAGTGTTATTCGTTCAACTAAATGAAGTGTAATGTACGATGCCGTTAATTTGGCTGCATAATGTATGTCACAGTAATGAATGAAGTTTCAACTAATATTCCCTCGTGGATGGAGAAATTTTTATTTATCAGACAGGACTTGTGTAATAAGTTTAATGTCTTTAGATTTGTGTAAGaagttgtaatttttttgtgtttatCTGTAAGAAAATAGTTACGTAAAAAGACAGACACATTCTTTGGTTGGAATGCGATTTCAAATATAATTGGGATGTGATCCTTCACTAGAAGGTATGCAAGTTTATGCCGCTTCTGACCGGCATCCCTGTCTTAAAACTGGCTAAAAAGAGATCATCACCAACTAAGGGCTAGATAGTTCAGTAGATAGACCACAGGACTTGCAACCTTAAGATCACACTTTCAAATTCCATTCTAGACGATAATTTCTTTTCAACCGTCAAGATTTGTTTACGATAGCTCTGAAACATTTCTCTCGCTAAGAATTGTAGCAGTCCCTAAGTTTTCCCAGTATTCTGTCCCGAGAGAGTCCTGTTACCGTGGTAATACTTTAGAAGATCTGAAATTCATCGTTTAGTAAGCTTGATTCTTTTGACTTTGTTTTGAATTTTCCCTCCAGACTTTTCTGTTCATTAGTAGTGATAAGAAGATCGCTGGGTGTCTCATTGCAGAAGGAATTACAAAGGTGTGTATTATAAAATTTGGAGACTGTGTTGACAACCAAGTATTTTACTTCAATAAACTTGTTTTGCTATTTGGCCATGGAGGTGTTTAAAAAGTTGATTCTGTGAAAGTAATGAAGTGTTGTAATAACTTTGTTAGAAGTGATTCTAGTGAATGCAATAAAGTCTCTACTGATTCTTGGGTTTTCATGGCTCTGtggaaagaataaaaatattcaCATCAAAAGTAGGTCAACAGATGTTACAGTctgaaaaaattgtaaacacaaatacctctaaagcatggatgaacttcatataaatggtatgtggatccacctaaTAAtgagtttgtttgtttctgtggaggttaaaggtcatttgaggctGACAGGTAAaaatgtggaaaccttgtaatcacacTCACCCAAAAATTAAGCTTCGATATCCTTCACACTTGGTTTGTGGAACCACCTTATTAAGTATGCAAACGTTGTGTTCATAGTTTACATTAACTGTTCGTGTATAAAATGCAGCAAGAAATCACCAAGCTTGTCCTTGGATCCTTCGTTGACGTGTTTTgtcaaatattcatattttctttaaaactgcCTAAGTCTGTCACTTGCTTcttattttgtgaatttttatggtgttttatgttgttgttatttctttGCTCGTTACTGGCTTGATTTTATTTAGGGCTATAGAGTCATACCAGACAAAGAACAACCAAAGGCAGAAGATACAGACTCGGAATCCCAAAAGGCGTGGTGCTGTGAAACCGATCCTTCTCCAGCTGTCTGCGGTGTGAGTCGCATCTGGGTAGCTGGTCCGATGAGGAGGAAGAAGATTGCGTCCCGACTGATGGAGGCCTTGAGGTAAGTAATTGCTACGGCAACCAGAAATTTTTTCAGCATCTAAATCTAGTGGAGGAGTGTATTGTCAGTCACAGTTGTGGATGGTTCAAAATCTCATTTCAagccaaaaaaaattctttgctCTTACAAAAAGTTGTCTACAATTTTTCTTAGTAGATCTTTTCCCACATATATTGTATCCAAACTTCATATGTTGTTAAGGCAATAATCGGTTCTGTGGCCAAGAAGATAAAGGCGGTGGTATTTGAAgaaatgaggcttagcaatggAGAGGTTCcatttgtggttgcttaagcgtcgtaaaaataactgccgaTTATTATAGTTATTATTACTGTAGGTTTAATATGTACTGTAGAGATTTGGGTATGTAAAAGATGAAACTTGTGAAGTTACATTCTCCATTGAAGTTGATATCATTGTTGACTTTTGAAAGAAACTTGGTTTAGGTACACAAGAGCATACATCTGTTACGGCCTGTCTACCGAACTCACCACAACAGAGATGAAATTTATGCTATAAACCTTGGAGTAATATCAGGAgtttt
This window of the Apostichopus japonicus isolate 1M-3 chromosome 9, ASM3797524v1, whole genome shotgun sequence genome carries:
- the LOC139973364 gene encoding uncharacterized protein, producing MRKLSRSSTELLSNNEGSVITFVAQSFYQSKAHKVVYVNPLERQKLREYLDDTSLSNGQCIAGHKQVRGYSREDLHQKQTKRLQRSRKNTVKKPGHKVRRKMQVEVTDSSPQQRKNPSKQLEKNTAIRSPRKSPKIAKKGVKLYLQNWRKEHGGKRKAKAKTKSSRVAVKSRKHPLQKDIKLQQAREEEKNRQPSASRSLEFGKSIKTAPAGKPAEPGETKGEPGGLKRELQEDEESLSNRSKRRMKTGAESLDSAGGEEKSGLGQEKQELEEWLWSSWEQTTSDVTQDTPESTTQVTPASPTIVSMRSSPKLYPMFTPPVTPSSSRSTPSRRGLHTPKSSGALHTPKGASALHTPETKSPSSWKKLKDKDGMEQMVLDLGQKYFGAVNCDICGMVYTATHPEDEANHAKFHRKYISCTKFNGWKNEEVMEDYPDGRIIMIGPEAPKYAHKKVEEVRALVDRELGFVEGNSLSGKDLCKTFLFISSDKKIAGCLIAEGITKGYRVIPDKEQPKAEDTDSESQKAWCCETDPSPAVCGVSRIWVAGPMRRKKIASRLMEALRYHYTFGSVLRMEDIAFSDPTPDGKLFATAFSKTPQFLVYKYT